Proteins encoded together in one Ignavibacteriota bacterium window:
- the galT gene encoding galactose-1-phosphate uridylyltransferase: MPEFRQNFVTKEWVIIAPERAKRPSDYRTQKSDIPARSTYDPTCPFCPGNETETGAEMLRYGTENAWSLRVIRNKYSALDPGSAVLRHQAGLFLTAGNHGVAEVVIESPLHNLSFSSLPPEGVVDVLRSYRERSQDIGSMPDISMVIVFRNHGPGAGTSLSHPHSQIIASPIIPPHLRDPIHLAALHLDSFGSCVYCDMLAEELRQEYRIIEENDHFVSYCPFASRSPYEVRILPKRHAASFTLITDTEIASLAEILQHATARIRDLLADPSYNFVIRSSPISDEDVRYLHWYLVLIPKITTPAGFEIGSGIYINPSSPEVCARHLRGEAVS; this comes from the coding sequence ATGCCCGAATTCCGACAGAACTTCGTCACAAAAGAATGGGTGATCATTGCGCCGGAGCGTGCAAAACGCCCGTCCGATTATCGGACACAAAAATCCGATATTCCCGCAAGAAGCACCTACGATCCAACCTGCCCTTTTTGTCCGGGGAATGAAACTGAAACTGGCGCGGAAATGCTTCGCTATGGTACGGAGAACGCCTGGTCGCTGAGGGTGATCAGGAACAAGTACTCAGCGCTCGATCCTGGAAGCGCGGTACTCCGACACCAGGCGGGTTTATTTTTGACGGCAGGTAATCATGGGGTCGCCGAGGTTGTCATCGAATCACCCCTGCACAATCTCTCGTTTTCCTCCCTTCCACCCGAAGGGGTCGTCGACGTGCTTCGATCCTACCGCGAGCGGTCGCAAGACATCGGATCGATGCCCGATATTTCCATGGTGATTGTTTTCAGGAATCACGGACCCGGAGCCGGCACATCTCTCTCGCATCCGCATTCTCAGATTATCGCCTCACCCATCATCCCACCACACCTGCGTGATCCGATTCATCTCGCGGCACTGCATCTCGACTCGTTCGGATCATGCGTCTATTGTGATATGCTTGCCGAGGAGCTTCGTCAGGAGTATCGAATTATAGAAGAAAACGATCACTTTGTATCATACTGTCCCTTTGCCTCGCGTTCACCGTACGAGGTGCGCATTCTTCCGAAGCGACACGCAGCAAGCTTCACGTTGATCACCGATACGGAAATAGCTTCGCTTGCAGAGATACTACAGCATGCGACCGCCCGGATTCGAGACCTGCTGGCGGATCCTAGTTACAATTTCGTGATTCGATCCTCACCAATCAGTGACGAGGACGTTCGGTATCTGCATTGGTACCTTGTCCTTATTCCAAAGATCACCACGCCCGCGGGTTTTGAAATAGGAAGCGGTATTTACATCAACCCTTCTTCCCCCGAAGTGTGCGCGCGACACCTTCGCGGTGAGGCCGTTTCGTGA
- the scpA gene encoding methylmalonyl-CoA mutase, whose product MKTDFTTIPYGFDEFLGEPPNSASESSRDRSEAMEFGQDHPEELIWRTPEQIPVRPLFTKADIRGFDHLDFLSGIPPFLRGPYSTMYVVRPWTVRQYAGFSTAEESNAFYRRNLAAGQKGLSIAFDLATHRGYDSDNPRVLGDVGKAGVAIDSILDMRILFDRIPLDRMSVSMTMNGAVLPIMALYIVAAEEQGVQMEKLSGTIQNDILKEFMVRNTYIYPPGPSMRIVSDVIAFTAKRMPKFNSISISGYHMQEAGATADIEMAYTLADGLEYIRAGLNAGLSIDQFAPRLSFFWGVGMNFFMEIAKMRAARMLWAKLVKQFEPKNPKSMSLRTHSQTSGWSLTEQDPFNNVVRTCVEALAAAFGGTQSLHTNALDEAIALPTDFSARIARNTQLFLQDETGICREVDPWGGSYYVEYLTGKLARRGWELIREVEDLGGMTRAIESGLPKMRIEEAAARKQARIDAGKDIIVGVNAYQLQQEESIPILEVDNSAVRDAQIARLAELRSHRNNDEVRHALDALAHAASGDGNLLEACVVAGRARATLGEMSDAMESVFGRHKAEIRSISGVYSSEAGTDADFIAARTLADEFATAEGRRPRIMIAKLGQDGHDRGAKVISTAFADLGFDVDIGPLFQTPAEAAQQAAENDVHVVGVSSLAAGHKTLVPALISELKTLGREDILVVVGGVIPAPDYSFLYDAGAAAIFGPGTVIARAARKILEVLMR is encoded by the coding sequence ATGAAAACTGACTTCACCACCATCCCTTACGGATTCGACGAGTTTCTCGGCGAGCCGCCAAACAGTGCGTCTGAATCTTCGCGCGATCGATCAGAGGCGATGGAATTCGGACAAGATCATCCTGAAGAGTTGATTTGGAGAACACCCGAGCAGATACCAGTCCGACCACTTTTCACAAAAGCCGATATCAGGGGTTTTGATCATCTCGACTTTCTCTCTGGTATTCCTCCGTTCCTGCGGGGGCCGTACTCGACGATGTATGTTGTGCGTCCGTGGACGGTCCGCCAGTACGCCGGATTTTCAACCGCCGAGGAATCAAACGCGTTCTACCGCAGAAATCTCGCAGCAGGTCAGAAGGGTCTTTCGATAGCATTCGATCTTGCAACACATCGTGGGTATGATTCCGATAATCCGCGCGTTCTTGGCGATGTAGGGAAGGCGGGTGTTGCGATCGATTCCATCCTCGATATGCGGATCCTCTTCGACAGGATCCCTCTCGATCGTATGTCCGTCTCGATGACCATGAACGGCGCCGTGCTTCCCATCATGGCCCTCTACATAGTGGCTGCTGAGGAGCAGGGCGTCCAGATGGAGAAATTGAGCGGTACGATCCAGAACGATATCCTGAAGGAATTCATGGTGCGAAACACCTACATCTATCCTCCAGGACCGTCGATGCGCATTGTGTCGGACGTGATCGCCTTCACTGCCAAACGCATGCCGAAATTCAACTCCATCTCTATCTCGGGTTACCATATGCAGGAAGCCGGTGCCACGGCTGATATCGAGATGGCATACACACTCGCTGATGGACTCGAGTACATTCGGGCCGGCCTGAACGCCGGCCTGAGTATCGATCAGTTCGCACCGCGACTGTCGTTCTTCTGGGGTGTTGGGATGAACTTCTTCATGGAGATCGCCAAGATGCGTGCCGCACGAATGCTGTGGGCGAAACTCGTGAAACAATTCGAGCCGAAGAATCCAAAATCGATGTCGCTTCGGACGCACAGCCAGACTTCGGGCTGGAGTCTTACCGAACAAGACCCGTTCAACAACGTCGTGCGCACCTGCGTTGAAGCGCTTGCAGCCGCCTTTGGCGGAACGCAGTCCCTGCACACAAACGCACTTGATGAGGCCATCGCTCTCCCAACGGATTTCTCCGCCCGCATCGCACGAAACACGCAGTTGTTCCTGCAGGACGAAACGGGCATCTGCAGGGAAGTCGATCCCTGGGGTGGATCCTATTATGTCGAATACCTGACAGGGAAACTCGCGCGGCGCGGGTGGGAGTTGATTCGGGAGGTGGAGGATCTTGGAGGAATGACGCGTGCCATTGAATCAGGGCTTCCCAAAATGCGAATAGAAGAAGCCGCGGCACGCAAGCAGGCGCGCATCGATGCGGGCAAGGACATCATTGTCGGTGTAAACGCATACCAACTGCAGCAGGAAGAATCCATCCCAATTCTTGAAGTGGATAATTCAGCGGTGCGTGACGCGCAAATCGCCCGACTCGCAGAATTACGGTCGCATCGAAACAACGATGAGGTGCGACACGCGCTGGATGCTCTTGCGCACGCGGCTTCCGGGGACGGAAACCTGCTCGAGGCGTGTGTGGTCGCAGGGCGTGCACGTGCAACGCTTGGTGAAATGTCCGACGCAATGGAGTCGGTGTTTGGGCGTCATAAGGCGGAGATCCGCTCGATTTCCGGCGTCTATTCAAGCGAGGCAGGTACAGATGCCGATTTTATAGCTGCACGAACGCTTGCGGACGAGTTTGCCACCGCCGAAGGACGACGTCCCAGGATTATGATCGCAAAGCTCGGGCAGGATGGACACGATCGCGGCGCGAAGGTTATTTCAACGGCCTTCGCCGATTTGGGCTTCGATGTCGATATCGGTCCCTTATTCCAAACACCCGCGGAGGCCGCGCAACAGGCTGCGGAAAATGACGTGCACGTTGTGGGTGTGTCGAGTCTCGCTGCGGGACATAAAACACTCGTCCCCGCGCTGATCTCGGAACTCAAGACACTTGGGCGAGAAGATATTCTGGTTGTTGTCGGCGGTGTTATTCCCGCACCCGATTATTCCTTCCTGTACGACGCCGGCGCTGCTGCGATTTTTGGTCCGGGCACTGTGATCGCCCGCGCTGCGAGAAAGATTCTGGAAGTCCTCATGCGATGA